From the genome of Malus sylvestris chromosome 6, drMalSylv7.2, whole genome shotgun sequence, one region includes:
- the LOC126625485 gene encoding uncharacterized protein LOC126625485, whose product MPNEKKPKIHSTAHEGSPAAPKLVINLTSSKNEKDEAARYVLVAFTVPKATSSIANRIAQHRSSSMPLMPKFMPRRSSGAKSGSHLEMLAIMKSDKVPLPAKVGPKPVPSTTKTDSSAEKNETARAGSREKFTKFVSREFAEICVLLKPDLLEDMDVCAKFVDGVKGVIGLSSFAKHTTGYRMTDMLAMMQKVTILAAEFMLLDQEDTKATKEVARIVATEAYSSAEKVKKLEYELAALKGSNISTLISL is encoded by the coding sequence ATGCCTAATGAGAAGAAGCCGAAGATTCATTCTACTGCTCACGAGGGTTCACCAGCTGCTCCCAAGCTTGTGATTAACTTGACTTCCTCCAAGAACGAGAAAGATGAGGCTGCTAGATATGTGCTGGTGGCGTTTACCGTTCCAAAGGCTACTAGTTCGATTGCTAATAGGATTGCCCAACATAGAAGTTCCTCCATGCCTCTGATGCCGAAGTTTATGCCAAGGCGTTCGTCTGGGGCTAAGTCCGGTTCACATTTAGAGatgcttgctattatgaagagtgataAAGTGCCCCTGCCTGCTAAAGTGGGGCCAAAACCCGTTCCCTCTACTACCAAGACCGACTCATCTGCTGAGAAGAATGAGACTGCTCGTGCAGGCAGTCGTGAGAAATTCACCAAGTTTGTTTCTAGGGAATTTGCTGAGATTtgtgtgcttttgaaaccagattTGCTTGAGGACATGGATgtatgtgccaagtttgttgatggcgtcaaaGGGGTTATTGGCCTAAGTTCCTTTGCAAAGCATACGACTGGGTATAGAATGACTGATATGCTGGCCATGATGCAAAAAGTGACGATTTTGGCAGCCGAGTTTATGCTTCTTGATCAAGAGGATACCAAGGCTACCAAGGAGGTGGCAAGAATTGTGGCAACTGAAGCTTACTCATCGGCCGAAAAAGTC